One Halobaculum sp. CBA1158 DNA segment encodes these proteins:
- a CDS encoding amidase encodes MSEETPTDPRAAARRHAERVRALSGDDTDPAFPSARPVERRDPYDAFATPATAPTAAGVDGELGDLRVATKDNVAVGGLTHSAGTGDLRWSPEVDATVVERLRAAGAEFVGTTRMDALALGVTGEACRAGPTANPVADGRVPGGSSSGSAAAVAGDLADAAIGTDTGGSVRVPAAFCGVVGVKPTYDRVPRTRVLDLAPTLDHVGVLARDVATAARTLDVVSGGDPLRPSTAPAEPTDASAALTRAPSRLRVGVLEPFVDAAERRVAVAFEEAMAALATREGVVVERLPFPEHDGAEAVNQLHTLAEFGALLGADARRNGEGRDPTMVPQLPADIGSLDVPDRVERLAATGRELARDRNSARDRDSTRDGDETDHPGDAYADAWDARRRLVRRTQACLDRVDVLATPTTPTTAPEYGAVGDGSEATVSPGRVLANTAAFNCTGNPAVSVPCGEAGGLPVGLQVVAPLGRDERALRVAAEIESLTE; translated from the coding sequence ATGAGCGAGGAGACGCCGACGGACCCGCGAGCGGCGGCGCGGCGACACGCCGAGCGGGTGCGGGCGCTCTCGGGCGACGACACCGACCCCGCGTTCCCGTCGGCGCGGCCGGTCGAGCGCCGCGACCCGTACGATGCGTTCGCGACGCCCGCGACCGCCCCGACGGCCGCGGGCGTCGACGGCGAGCTCGGCGATCTCCGCGTCGCCACGAAGGACAACGTCGCCGTCGGGGGGCTGACCCACAGCGCGGGGACGGGGGACCTCCGGTGGAGCCCCGAGGTCGACGCGACCGTGGTCGAGCGCCTCCGCGCCGCCGGCGCGGAGTTCGTCGGCACGACCCGGATGGACGCGCTCGCGCTCGGCGTCACCGGCGAGGCGTGTCGGGCGGGCCCCACCGCAAACCCCGTCGCCGACGGCCGCGTTCCCGGGGGATCCTCGAGCGGGTCTGCGGCGGCCGTCGCCGGCGACCTCGCGGACGCGGCGATCGGCACCGACACCGGCGGGAGCGTCCGCGTCCCGGCGGCGTTCTGCGGCGTCGTCGGCGTGAAGCCCACCTACGACCGCGTCCCCCGGACGAGGGTGTTGGACCTCGCGCCCACCCTCGACCACGTCGGCGTGCTCGCGCGGGACGTGGCGACGGCGGCGCGGACGCTCGACGTCGTCTCCGGCGGGGATCCGTTGCGGCCCAGCACGGCCCCCGCCGAGCCGACGGACGCCAGCGCCGCGCTGACGCGGGCACCGAGTCGCCTCCGCGTCGGCGTCCTCGAGCCGTTCGTCGACGCGGCCGAGCGCCGCGTCGCCGTCGCCTTCGAGGAGGCGATGGCGGCGCTCGCGACCCGCGAGGGCGTCGTCGTCGAGCGACTGCCGTTCCCCGAACACGACGGCGCTGAGGCCGTGAACCAACTGCACACGCTCGCGGAGTTCGGCGCGCTCCTCGGGGCGGACGCTCGACGGAACGGCGAGGGTCGTGACCCGACGATGGTGCCGCAGCTCCCGGCTGATATCGGGAGTCTCGACGTTCCCGACAGGGTCGAGCGACTGGCGGCGACCGGGCGGGAACTTGCCCGCGACCGGAACAGCGCCCGCGACCGAGACAGCACCCGCGACGGCGACGAGACGGATCACCCCGGCGATGCGTACGCCGACGCGTGGGACGCCAGACGGCGACTCGTCCGTCGGACGCAGGCGTGTCTCGACCGCGTGGACGTGCTCGCGACGCCGACGACGCCGACGACCGCGCCCGAGTACGGCGCGGTCGGCGACGGGTCGGAGGCGACGGTGTCGCCGGGCCGAGTGCTCGCGAACACGGCGGCGTTCAACTGCACCGGCAACCCCGCCGTTTCCGTGCCGTGCGGCGAGGCCGGCGGACTGCCGGTCGGCCTCCAGGTTGTCGCCCCGCTGGGGCGCGACGAGCGAGCGCTCCGGGTCGCCGCCGAGATCGAGTCGCTGACGGAGTAA
- a CDS encoding 3-keto-5-aminohexanoate cleavage protein has product MTYEEYLDGKPVVITAALTGGIQGKEAHPDLPETPEEIAEAAAAVEAAGAAVVHLHARRDNGERAFSTERFQAVTDAVREATDDIVIQHSTGGTAAPDALRAEPLRTDPAPEMASLDMGPMNRGRRLTSENTRDTIDGLHAEMRERGIKPELEVFNNGHLNEAFRIVDDLADPPYLNLIFGPGTLSPPSPANLQRMVDQLPDRAEFNVIGFGPHQLPLTTQAMILGGHVRVGLEDNSYLRKRELATNEALVARAARIAEELDRPVATPSTARELLGVESRR; this is encoded by the coding sequence ATGACGTACGAGGAGTACCTTGACGGCAAGCCCGTCGTCATCACCGCGGCGCTCACCGGTGGGATCCAGGGGAAGGAGGCCCACCCCGATCTCCCCGAGACGCCCGAGGAGATCGCCGAGGCGGCCGCCGCCGTCGAGGCGGCCGGCGCGGCCGTCGTCCACCTCCACGCGCGCCGCGACAACGGCGAGCGGGCGTTCTCGACCGAGCGATTTCAAGCGGTGACCGACGCCGTGCGCGAGGCGACCGACGACATCGTGATCCAGCACTCGACGGGCGGCACCGCGGCCCCGGACGCGCTGCGCGCGGAGCCGCTTCGCACAGACCCCGCCCCGGAGATGGCGAGCCTCGACATGGGCCCGATGAACCGCGGGCGACGCCTCACGAGTGAGAACACCCGCGACACGATCGACGGGCTCCACGCCGAGATGCGCGAGCGGGGGATCAAACCGGAGTTGGAGGTGTTCAACAACGGCCACCTCAACGAGGCGTTCCGCATCGTCGACGACCTCGCGGACCCGCCGTACCTCAACCTCATCTTCGGCCCGGGGACGCTCTCGCCGCCGTCGCCCGCGAACCTCCAGCGGATGGTCGACCAGCTCCCCGACCGCGCGGAGTTCAACGTCATCGGCTTCGGCCCCCACCAACTCCCGCTGACGACGCAGGCGATGATCCTCGGGGGACACGTTCGGGTCGGCCTGGAGGACAACAGCTACCTCCGGAAGAGAGAACTGGCGACGAACGAGGCGCTCGTCGCGCGAGCCGCCCGGATCGCGGAGGAGTTGGACCGGCCGGTCGCGACCCCGTCGACGGCGCGGGAGTTGCTGGGCGTCGAGTCTCGACGGTAA
- a CDS encoding HD domain-containing protein, which yields MKAIKDSVHDYITLDPVAVDLLDTRTLQRLRHIKQLSTVRLVYPSASHTRFEHSIGVYHLADRALDHLGVDGDRARHLRAAALLHDVGHGPYGHQTEEVIRRRTGVDHDEIGDLLDDTDAGDVLDDHGLSIDRVAAIVRGEGELGQLVSGELDVDRMDYLVRDAHHTGVPYGTIDHGRLVRELRYRDGALVLGEGNVQTAESLLLARALMDATVYRHHVSRVAGAMLERASERLLESDAGVDVERFRRMADHDLLVALREHVPALGERIEYRDLYKRAIWADLSATPADVVEMDHSDERAAEREIAEAAGLDDREVIVDVPGRPTFTEAGSRVLVDGVPQRLEDASELVSGLRAAQRAGWRMGVYAPAEHTDAVAAAAEDVLGVRAGPIRD from the coding sequence ATGAAGGCGATCAAGGACAGCGTCCACGACTACATCACCCTCGACCCCGTCGCCGTCGACCTCCTCGACACGCGCACCCTCCAGCGCCTGCGCCACATCAAACAGCTATCGACCGTTCGGCTCGTCTACCCCTCGGCCTCGCACACCCGCTTCGAGCACTCGATCGGCGTCTACCACCTCGCCGACCGCGCGCTCGACCACCTCGGCGTCGACGGCGACCGCGCGCGCCACCTCAGGGCCGCCGCCCTCCTTCACGACGTCGGCCACGGCCCGTACGGCCACCAGACCGAGGAAGTGATCCGCCGGCGCACCGGCGTCGACCACGACGAGATCGGCGACCTGCTCGACGACACCGACGCCGGCGACGTGCTCGACGACCACGGACTCTCGATCGACCGCGTCGCCGCCATCGTCCGCGGCGAGGGGGAACTCGGCCAACTCGTGTCCGGCGAACTGGACGTGGACCGGATGGACTACCTCGTGCGCGACGCTCACCACACCGGCGTCCCCTACGGCACCATCGACCACGGACGACTCGTTCGCGAACTCCGATACCGCGACGGCGCGCTCGTGCTCGGCGAGGGGAACGTCCAGACCGCCGAGTCGCTGCTGCTCGCCAGAGCCCTCATGGACGCCACCGTCTACCGCCACCACGTCTCTCGCGTCGCCGGCGCGATGCTCGAGCGCGCCTCCGAACGACTGCTCGAATCCGACGCCGGAGTCGACGTGGAGCGATTCCGTCGGATGGCCGACCACGACCTGCTCGTCGCGCTGCGCGAGCACGTCCCCGCCCTCGGCGAGCGCATCGAGTACCGTGACCTCTACAAGCGCGCGATCTGGGCCGACCTCTCGGCGACGCCCGCCGACGTGGTCGAGATGGACCACTCGGACGAGCGGGCGGCCGAACGCGAGATCGCCGAGGCGGCCGGCCTCGACGACCGCGAGGTGATCGTCGACGTGCCCGGCCGGCCCACGTTCACCGAGGCCGGCAGCAGGGTGCTCGTCGACGGCGTCCCGCAGCGCCTGGAGGACGCCTCCGAACTCGTCTCGGGGCTGCGGGCGGCCCAGCGCGCCGGCTGGCGAATGGGCGTGTACGCGCCCGCAGAACACACAGACGCCGTCGCCGCCGCCGCCGAGGACGTGCTCGGGGTGCGCGCGGGACCGATCCGCGATTGA
- a CDS encoding cyclase family protein: MEPVDLTRRLEPGMPVYPGDPGVSAEPSATMDEEGYRVTGLSFTTHVGTHVDAPAHMEPEGATLDEYGIADFRFDARLVDLADGDGLERREPITPAMLPDDAGDADLLAIRTGWGDYWGDERYFDHPYLPPAAARHVADLGCAVGLDAINPDPTPTPRASDDEPEGVPAHHELLGAGRFIVENLALGGDLPERFTLRAYPLRVDADGAPVRAVAE; encoded by the coding sequence ATGGAACCGGTCGATCTCACGCGCCGCCTCGAACCCGGAATGCCCGTCTATCCGGGCGATCCCGGCGTCTCGGCGGAGCCCAGCGCGACGATGGACGAGGAGGGGTACCGCGTCACCGGCCTGTCGTTCACGACCCACGTCGGCACGCACGTCGACGCGCCGGCGCACATGGAACCCGAGGGGGCGACGCTCGACGAGTACGGGATCGCCGACTTCCGGTTCGACGCGCGTCTCGTGGACCTCGCGGACGGCGACGGACTCGAGCGGCGCGAGCCGATCACGCCCGCGATGCTCCCCGACGACGCCGGCGACGCCGACCTGCTCGCGATCCGGACCGGGTGGGGCGACTACTGGGGCGACGAGCGGTACTTCGATCACCCCTACCTGCCCCCGGCGGCGGCCCGACACGTCGCCGACCTCGGCTGTGCCGTGGGCCTGGACGCGATCAATCCCGATCCGACGCCCACACCACGGGCGAGCGACGACGAACCGGAGGGCGTCCCCGCCCACCACGAACTGCTCGGGGCGGGGCGGTTCATCGTGGAGAACCTCGCCCTCGGCGGCGACCTCCCCGAGCGCTTCACGCTACGGGCGTACCCCCTCCGAGTCGACGCCGACGGCGCGCCGGTTCGGGCGGTCGCCGAGTAG
- the rpl7ae gene encoding 50S ribosomal protein L7Ae, whose amino-acid sequence MSVYVDYETPADLAERSLDALEVARDTGIVKKGTNETTKAVERGNADLVYIAEDVEPEEIVMHLPELCEEKGIAYVFIETQDDVGHAAGLEVGSAAAAVTETGDAEEDIEDIAGKVEELR is encoded by the coding sequence ATGTCAGTCTACGTCGACTACGAGACTCCCGCGGACCTCGCGGAACGAAGCCTCGACGCGCTCGAGGTCGCCCGCGACACCGGTATCGTGAAGAAAGGAACCAACGAGACGACCAAGGCCGTCGAGCGCGGCAACGCCGACCTCGTGTACATCGCCGAGGACGTCGAGCCCGAAGAGATCGTCATGCACCTCCCCGAGCTGTGCGAGGAGAAGGGCATCGCCTACGTCTTCATCGAGACTCAGGACGACGTCGGCCACGCCGCCGGACTCGAAGTCGGCTCCGCGGCCGCCGCCGTCACCGAGACGGGCGACGCCGAGGAGGACATCGAGGACATCGCCGGCAAGGTCGAGGAACTGCGGTAA
- a CDS encoding DUF456 domain-containing protein: MVALDPVTALAVALLVAGVAGSVLPLLPSGLLSLAGVYAYHFAGSGRIGALALVGFTVVGAVAALIEQFGGAVASKAGGASTTTAALAAVASLVLLFVLGPLGILVGTAGVVLGMELRAGKEPATAARMAAWTVAGMLASSAAQLALTLSMLAAFLAYVFVLG; encoded by the coding sequence ATGGTCGCACTCGACCCGGTCACCGCCCTTGCCGTCGCCCTCCTCGTCGCCGGCGTCGCCGGGAGCGTCCTCCCGCTGCTCCCCTCTGGACTGCTGTCGCTCGCCGGCGTCTACGCGTATCACTTCGCCGGGAGCGGCCGAATCGGCGCGCTGGCGCTCGTCGGCTTCACCGTCGTCGGCGCGGTCGCGGCCCTGATCGAGCAGTTCGGCGGGGCCGTCGCCTCGAAGGCCGGCGGCGCGTCGACGACGACGGCGGCGCTTGCGGCGGTCGCATCGCTCGTGCTGTTGTTCGTCCTCGGACCGCTGGGCATCCTGGTCGGCACCGCCGGCGTCGTTCTCGGGATGGAGCTTCGCGCCGGGAAAGAGCCCGCGACGGCCGCCCGGATGGCCGCGTGGACGGTAGCGGGGATGCTCGCCTCCTCGGCGGCGCAGTTGGCGCTGACGCTGTCGATGCTCGCAGCGTTTCTCGCGTACGTGTTCGTGCTCGGGTGA
- a CDS encoding Lrp/AsnC family transcriptional regulator — translation MELDETDREILRILQEDARTPFSEVARRIDMSSATVHDRVSRMEEAGVLTGYHAEVDAKALGYGVSAFVGLRVQQGHEEEALETLREVEGVREVHLTTGEYDVMLRVYAESTDDLRELMFGQIATMEGFDRSQTMVILGTDYEESGVPI, via the coding sequence ATGGAACTCGACGAAACGGACCGAGAGATCCTCAGGATCCTCCAGGAGGACGCGCGAACTCCCTTCAGCGAGGTCGCCAGACGGATCGACATGTCGAGCGCGACAGTCCACGACCGGGTCTCCCGGATGGAAGAGGCGGGCGTGCTGACGGGGTATCACGCCGAGGTCGACGCGAAGGCGCTCGGCTACGGCGTCTCGGCGTTCGTCGGGCTCCGCGTCCAGCAGGGACACGAGGAGGAGGCGCTGGAGACCCTTCGCGAGGTCGAGGGGGTCCGCGAGGTCCACCTCACGACCGGCGAGTACGACGTGATGTTGCGGGTGTACGCCGAGTCGACGGACGACCTGCGAGAGCTGATGTTCGGCCAGATCGCGACGATGGAGGGGTTCGACCGGTCGCAGACGATGGTGATCCTCGGGACCGACTACGAGGAGTCGGGCGTCCCGATCTGA
- a CDS encoding HD domain-containing protein has product MTTIKDSVHDHISVDGVAADLLDTGPVQRLRRVAQLGTVKLVYPSANHTRFEHSLGVYHLADRALASLGVEGVEAERVRAAALLHDIGHAPFSHNVEELLHRHTGLYHDDVTDLLVDTEVGAVLREHDLDPGRIAGLIAGEGQYGQLVSGELDVDRMDYLVRDAHHTGVPYGTIDHERLVRELTFADGELVLDEGNVQTAESLLMARALMTPTVYAHPVARISKAMLRRATERLIATPDISAAEVRRMDDYDLICALRMTPDTEEFAERYDRRDLFKRAVWAEYGDTPERLRSADHGEIRDLEADIADRAAVPAGQVVLDVPAEPSMTESTSEVLVGGEVRRLGDHSPLVTGLRTAQKRQWRMGVYTVADATDRVGRAAVDVLGLDIDGALVSEVRRRVNASLDEFEGGA; this is encoded by the coding sequence ATGACGACGATCAAAGACTCCGTCCACGACCACATCTCCGTGGACGGCGTCGCCGCGGATCTCCTCGACACGGGGCCGGTCCAGCGACTCCGCCGGGTCGCTCAACTCGGAACGGTGAAGCTGGTGTATCCGTCCGCGAACCACACGCGCTTCGAGCACTCGCTGGGCGTGTACCACCTGGCCGACCGGGCGCTCGCGTCGCTCGGGGTCGAGGGCGTCGAGGCTGAGCGCGTCCGGGCGGCCGCCCTCCTCCACGACATCGGCCACGCGCCCTTCAGCCACAACGTCGAGGAGTTGCTCCACCGACACACCGGCCTGTATCACGACGACGTGACGGATCTGCTCGTCGACACCGAGGTGGGTGCGGTGTTGCGCGAGCACGACCTCGACCCCGGGCGGATCGCGGGGCTGATCGCCGGCGAGGGCCAGTACGGACAGCTCGTCTCCGGTGAACTCGACGTGGACCGGATGGACTACCTGGTGCGCGACGCCCACCACACCGGCGTCCCCTACGGCACCATCGACCACGAGCGACTCGTTCGCGAGTTGACGTTCGCCGACGGGGAGTTGGTGCTCGACGAGGGGAACGTCCAGACCGCCGAGTCGCTGCTGATGGCGAGAGCCCTGATGACGCCGACCGTGTACGCTCACCCCGTCGCACGCATCTCGAAGGCGATGCTCCGACGAGCGACCGAGCGGCTGATCGCGACGCCGGACATCTCGGCCGCGGAGGTCCGTCGGATGGACGATTACGACCTGATCTGTGCGCTCCGGATGACGCCTGACACCGAGGAGTTCGCGGAGCGCTACGACCGGCGCGACCTGTTCAAACGGGCGGTGTGGGCCGAGTACGGCGACACGCCCGAACGACTCCGTTCGGCCGACCACGGTGAGATCAGGGACCTCGAGGCCGACATCGCCGACCGAGCGGCGGTCCCGGCCGGCCAGGTCGTGCTAGACGTGCCCGCCGAGCCGTCGATGACGGAGTCGACCTCGGAGGTGCTCGTCGGCGGCGAGGTGCGCCGTCTCGGCGATCACTCCCCGCTCGTGACCGGGCTCCGGACCGCCCAGAAACGCCAATGGCGGATGGGCGTGTACACCGTCGCCGACGCGACCGACCGCGTCGGGAGGGCCGCTGTCGACGTGCTCGGGCTCGATATCGACGGCGCGCTCGTCTCGGAGGTGCGCCGGCGCGTGAACGCCAGCCTCGACGAGTTCGAAGGGGGTGCGTGA
- a CDS encoding amidohydrolase family protein — protein MGAVTTFEGTVLVGRDFEAVEGRVVVEDGTVAGIEEAPVASDDIVLPAFVNAHTHIGDSVAKEAGRGLDLDELVAPPDGLKHRILRETSTEQKVTAMIRSLRHMHATGTTAHVEFREGGVAGVDAIEAAVDGLPIESVVLGRETADAMEHPFAAGFGASGARDGDFAAERNATRRAGKQFGIHAGERDSLDVEAAMDLDPDHIVHMVHPEETHLDRLADARWPVVVCPRSNLVTGVGVPPVRELLDRTTVALGTDNVMLNSPSMFREMEFAAKLTDATAVEVLRMATVNGADVAGLDCGVIEEGRPARLVVLDGDTDNLAGVRDAVRAVVRRAGEGDVKAVTTPDGRIE, from the coding sequence ATGGGGGCCGTCACGACCTTCGAGGGAACCGTGCTCGTCGGGCGCGACTTCGAGGCCGTCGAGGGCCGTGTCGTCGTCGAAGACGGCACGGTCGCGGGGATCGAAGAGGCACCGGTCGCCAGCGACGACATCGTGCTCCCGGCGTTCGTCAACGCCCACACCCACATCGGCGACTCGGTCGCGAAGGAGGCCGGTCGCGGCTTGGATCTGGACGAACTCGTCGCGCCGCCCGACGGACTGAAACACCGGATCCTCCGGGAGACGAGCACCGAACAGAAGGTCACGGCGATGATTCGCTCCCTGCGACACATGCACGCGACGGGGACGACCGCCCACGTCGAGTTCCGCGAGGGCGGCGTCGCCGGCGTCGACGCGATCGAGGCCGCCGTCGACGGACTGCCGATCGAGTCGGTCGTGCTCGGGCGCGAGACGGCCGACGCGATGGAACACCCCTTCGCCGCGGGCTTCGGGGCGAGCGGCGCGCGCGACGGCGACTTCGCCGCCGAGCGCAACGCGACCCGACGGGCGGGAAAGCAGTTCGGCATTCACGCCGGCGAGCGGGACTCCCTGGACGTCGAGGCGGCGATGGACCTCGACCCGGACCACATCGTCCACATGGTCCACCCGGAGGAGACCCACCTCGATCGGCTCGCGGACGCCCGGTGGCCGGTCGTCGTCTGTCCGCGCTCGAACCTCGTCACGGGCGTCGGTGTTCCCCCGGTACGCGAACTGCTCGACCGCACCACGGTCGCGCTGGGCACGGACAACGTGATGCTCAACAGTCCCTCGATGTTCCGCGAGATGGAGTTCGCGGCGAAGCTGACCGACGCCACCGCCGTCGAGGTGCTCCGGATGGCGACCGTGAACGGGGCCGACGTCGCGGGCCTCGACTGCGGCGTGATCGAGGAGGGGCGACCCGCGCGGCTGGTCGTCCTCGACGGCGACACAGACAACCTCGCCGGCGTTCGCGACGCCGTGCGGGCGGTCGTCCGCCGGGCCGGCGAGGGCGACGTGAAGGCGGTCACGACGCCGGACGGTCGGATCGAGTGA
- the tmcA gene encoding tRNA(Met) cytidine acetyltransferase TmcA, whose translation MTRDAIATLSADLRAEARWTNQRRLLVLHGDRDACLDAAFTAVEAAGIDDDDAAILSTREGFRFDRHRPKHARRLLGTTREAVILDAFAEFSPNAIGQSVGAVDGGGLYVLLAPPLDKWPDRRDEFDESLAVPPFGLDDVSGRFRTRLVGTLRSHPGVAVVDVGGEGGPRADGDSDADETDGDGVDGGANGDSDGDGDATADATVERDGLTGTDSPPPTPEPTVPPDATFPAAAYESCLTRDQSRAVSSLERLREPGSAVVVEADRGRGKSSAAGLSAASLAAEGRDVLVTAPSVAGASALFERARALLSALDATLAVDEERRIELADGGGEGGVGSGRIRYLPPAEAAAAAGDADAVVADEAAALPVRLLADLLDAPAAAFVTTVHGYEGAGRGFSVRFRDRLDSSDRRVTDVRMDDPIRYARGDPVEGWSFRALALDARPAVDAAVADATTETVESRALDPDDLLADEHLLGEAFGLLVLAHYRTEPNDLARLLDAPNLSVRALTHDGHVVSVALLAREGGLDPATREAIYEGERVRGNMVPDVLTSQLRDPDGAAPTGRRVMRIATHPAVRRRGLGSRLLADVADDRPRDVDYLSTAFGATPGLLDFWAAAGYRTVHLATTRNDASGEHSAVMLRPTAEAGRALAERHARWFRERIVGVLPDSLRDLDPDVVRAALAACDADGAPAVDCSAYEWRVAVAAAHGPGLADTAPRPIRRLALAHLLDRVPDGADEVADAVDRAGDGSDLSPTEERLLVDRALQARPWDEVAEELDYVSPAECMRAFGRALRPLVERYGGDAAAAERERFE comes from the coding sequence GTGACACGCGACGCGATCGCGACGCTCTCGGCGGACCTTCGGGCGGAGGCGCGCTGGACGAACCAGCGACGCCTGCTCGTGCTCCACGGAGACCGAGACGCCTGTCTCGACGCCGCGTTCACGGCGGTCGAGGCCGCCGGTATCGACGACGACGACGCCGCGATCCTCTCGACGCGCGAGGGGTTCAGGTTCGACCGCCACCGCCCGAAGCACGCCCGGCGACTGCTCGGCACCACCCGGGAGGCTGTGATACTCGACGCGTTCGCGGAGTTCTCGCCCAACGCGATCGGGCAGTCGGTCGGCGCGGTCGACGGCGGCGGCCTGTACGTGCTCCTCGCACCGCCGCTCGACAAGTGGCCCGATCGCCGCGACGAGTTCGACGAGTCGCTGGCCGTCCCGCCGTTCGGTCTCGACGACGTCTCCGGCCGGTTCCGGACCCGGCTGGTCGGGACGCTCCGCAGCCATCCGGGCGTCGCCGTCGTCGACGTGGGCGGCGAGGGCGGGCCTCGCGCCGACGGCGATTCCGACGCTGACGAGACCGACGGCGACGGGGTCGACGGCGGGGCGAACGGCGACAGCGACGGCGACGGCGACGCCACCGCGGACGCGACCGTCGAGCGCGACGGACTCACCGGCACCGATTCCCCCCCGCCGACCCCCGAGCCGACGGTCCCGCCGGACGCGACGTTCCCGGCGGCGGCCTACGAGTCGTGTCTCACCCGCGACCAGTCGCGCGCGGTGTCGTCGCTCGAGCGACTCCGTGAGCCGGGGTCGGCGGTCGTCGTCGAGGCCGACCGCGGCCGGGGGAAATCCAGCGCCGCGGGGCTGTCGGCGGCGTCGCTGGCGGCGGAGGGACGGGACGTGCTCGTCACCGCTCCGTCCGTCGCCGGGGCGTCGGCGCTGTTCGAGCGCGCCAGGGCACTACTTTCCGCCCTCGACGCGACGCTGGCGGTCGACGAAGAGCGACGGATCGAACTCGCGGACGGCGGGGGCGAGGGTGGAGTCGGGAGCGGTCGGATCCGCTATCTCCCGCCCGCGGAGGCGGCGGCGGCCGCCGGCGACGCCGACGCCGTCGTCGCGGACGAGGCGGCCGCGCTCCCGGTTCGGCTGCTCGCCGACCTGCTGGACGCGCCCGCCGCGGCGTTCGTCACGACCGTCCACGGCTACGAGGGCGCTGGACGGGGCTTCTCCGTGCGATTTCGCGACCGACTCGATTCGTCCGACCGGCGGGTGACCGACGTCCGGATGGACGACCCGATCCGGTACGCCCGCGGGGACCCCGTCGAGGGCTGGTCGTTCCGCGCGCTCGCGCTCGACGCCCGGCCCGCCGTCGACGCCGCGGTCGCGGACGCGACCACGGAGACAGTCGAGTCCCGCGCGTTGGACCCGGACGACCTGCTGGCCGACGAGCACCTCCTCGGCGAGGCGTTCGGCCTCCTCGTGCTCGCACACTACCGGACCGAGCCGAACGACCTCGCGCGCCTGCTGGACGCGCCGAACCTCTCGGTCCGGGCGCTGACCCACGACGGGCACGTCGTCTCGGTGGCGCTGCTCGCGCGCGAGGGCGGCCTCGACCCCGCCACCCGCGAGGCGATCTACGAGGGGGAGCGCGTCCGCGGAAACATGGTGCCCGACGTGCTCACCAGCCAACTGCGGGACCCCGACGGGGCGGCTCCGACCGGCCGTCGCGTGATGCGGATCGCGACCCACCCGGCGGTTCGTCGCCGAGGGCTCGGCTCGCGGCTCCTCGCCGACGTCGCCGACGACCGCCCTCGCGACGTGGACTACCTCTCGACGGCGTTCGGCGCGACGCCCGGCCTGCTCGACTTCTGGGCCGCCGCGGGCTACCGGACGGTCCACCTCGCGACCACCCGCAACGACGCCAGCGGCGAGCACTCGGCGGTCATGCTCCGGCCGACCGCCGAGGCGGGCCGCGCGCTGGCCGAGAGACACGCCCGCTGGTTCCGCGAACGGATCGTCGGCGTCCTCCCCGACTCCCTCCGGGACCTCGACCCCGACGTGGTCCGCGCCGCGCTCGCCGCCTGCGACGCGGACGGCGCGCCCGCCGTCGACTGCTCGGCCTACGAGTGGCGCGTCGCCGTCGCGGCCGCCCACGGGCCGGGGCTCGCCGACACGGCCCCGCGCCCGATCCGCCGACTCGCCCTCGCACACCTGCTCGACCGCGTCCCCGACGGAGCCGACGAGGTCGCGGACGCGGTCGACCGGGCCGGCGACGGGAGCGACCTCTCGCCCACCGAGGAGCGCCTGTTGGTGGATCGGGCGCTCCAGGCCCGCCCGTGGGACGAGGTGGCGGAGGAACTCGACTACGTCTCCCCCGCCGAGTGCATGCGCGCGTTCGGGCGGGCGCTTCGACCGCTGGTCGAGCGCTACGGCGGCGACGCCGCGGCCGCCGAGCGCGAGCGGTTCGAGTAG
- a CDS encoding hotdog domain-containing protein, with product MDLDDLPAPGSVITHERTFTTDEVAAFAELSGDRGEHHERPDEEGRLLVHGLLTATLPTKIGGDLDVLARTMEFDFHRPVYTGQRIVCEVTVEAVDRDGDRATVEADIACHRDGDEVVLTGAFEGVVLG from the coding sequence ATGGATCTCGACGACCTGCCGGCCCCCGGGAGCGTCATCACGCACGAACGGACGTTCACGACCGACGAGGTGGCGGCGTTCGCCGAGCTCTCGGGAGACCGCGGCGAGCACCACGAACGGCCCGACGAGGAGGGCCGACTGCTCGTCCACGGCCTGCTGACGGCGACGCTCCCGACGAAGATCGGCGGCGACCTCGACGTGCTCGCACGGACGATGGAGTTCGACTTCCACCGCCCCGTCTACACCGGCCAGCGGATCGTCTGTGAGGTCACCGTCGAAGCGGTCGACCGCGACGGCGACCGCGCGACCGTCGAAGCCGACATCGCCTGTCACCGCGACGGCGACGAGGTCGTCCTCACCGGGGCATTCGAGGGAGTCGTGTTGGGGTGA